The proteins below come from a single Dysgonomonadaceae bacterium PH5-43 genomic window:
- a CDS encoding integrase (product_source=COG0582; cath_funfam=1.10.443.10; cog=COG0582; pfam=PF00589,PF13102; superfamily=56349): protein MDDKKKCVKRACPEYDEIEITLNKINLRLSNILDYANENEIEPTVDFVLKELATEREYEQKQARLDSFAMLDKYIEEKAPFVSKDQVKDYKSLRKHLNAFKAYSSQPITFRNLNLKFYNEFMDYLFYKAIKPDGEIGLVTNSAGKVVRMLKGFANYQMAKGAIPTIDLKCFKVVEEETDAIYLSENELGKIYNLNLSDDKELEEIRDIFIVGCFTGLRYSDLSTLNPEHIDLTNEVINLKQRKVHKAVVIPMIDYVPTILKKYNYALPKVSSYKFNERVKELGEKIKLNQKVEIVRKKGNTRVVDVYKKYELISSHTCRRSFCTNMYLSGFPAEELMRISGHKSPAAFMRYIKVDNMQAANRLKALRNSLQK from the coding sequence GTGGATGATAAGAAAAAGTGCGTGAAACGTGCTTGCCCTGAATATGACGAAATTGAAATCACTCTGAATAAAATCAATTTACGATTATCTAACATCCTGGACTATGCCAACGAAAACGAGATTGAACCAACGGTTGACTTTGTCTTGAAAGAATTGGCAACGGAAAGAGAATACGAGCAAAAGCAGGCTCGACTGGATTCATTTGCTATGCTGGATAAATATATCGAAGAGAAAGCACCATTTGTATCGAAAGATCAGGTTAAAGACTACAAGAGCCTGCGTAAGCACTTGAACGCATTCAAAGCATACTCTTCCCAACCTATTACTTTCCGCAACCTAAACTTGAAATTTTATAATGAGTTTATGGATTACTTATTCTACAAAGCGATTAAGCCAGATGGAGAAATCGGATTGGTTACTAATTCTGCCGGGAAAGTAGTGCGAATGCTTAAAGGTTTTGCAAACTACCAAATGGCAAAAGGTGCGATTCCGACTATTGACTTGAAATGCTTTAAAGTTGTAGAGGAAGAAACAGATGCTATATATTTGAGTGAGAATGAACTGGGAAAGATTTATAATTTGAATTTGTCTGATGATAAGGAACTGGAAGAAATTAGAGATATTTTTATTGTCGGATGCTTCACTGGTCTTCGATACAGTGACTTATCTACGCTTAATCCCGAACATATTGATCTAACAAATGAGGTTATCAACTTGAAACAGCGCAAAGTACACAAGGCTGTAGTTATTCCGATGATAGATTATGTTCCTACTATTTTGAAGAAATACAACTATGCTTTGCCCAAAGTCTCCTCTTACAAATTCAATGAAAGAGTAAAGGAGTTAGGAGAGAAAATAAAATTAAATCAGAAAGTTGAAATTGTCCGAAAGAAAGGGAATACCAGAGTTGTTGATGTTTATAAAAAATACGAACTGATCTCCTCACATACCTGTCGACGGTCGTTCTGTACCAATATGTACCTTTCCGGTTTCCCTGCCGAGGAACTCATGCGAATATCCGGACATAAAAGCCCTGCAGCATTTATGCGATATATCAAAGTTGATAATATGCAGGCGGCAAACAGGTTGAAAGCATTGCGTAATAGTTTGCAGAAATAA
- a CDS encoding hypothetical protein (product_source=Hypo-rule applied; pfam=PF09491; superfamily=53335): protein MKKRNKGSNRAKRRAYAEAMANSRILRNLPPHRKSKKENMKKRTPTYKQMAFETAVRNPERYKGILTAIEPFIGEELNDNILLKVVSSLYLNGIVSSTDVEINEDSTIESISGEVIIVNSTRRADGGFPSGYQSRFWTYMRTLSELGFVYAQYNKPLLFSEIATMLISDKLDEQEAFSIQAMKYNRRSPYRNVSNDFNFFRFILEMLQEKGRLSYEQFIISTFSRKGNIPEFMKTIKEHTLASSEDVLEYVREEYNTNLKSQTILRDYPDVVLRLLIISGFISVQFRGNVMIFRNVANDGYINELLKISVSITEEEKADAYLYFQKLESYNKVFLNVISAYRDSLIQKDGFEYAKKASEIIEMYNLDENKLFESIRHIGSSHNVIPSFKYIAEPLKLEFYLSLILALKYGDEYAIRPNYKADYIGLPISHAPGNKGDIEVYSNNLYWLIEVTLIRNKTQQLNNETTSVIRHFKEDNNLNKYNTKYLSFVAPYVHEDTSEFYKYCIVMHKTKEQKFYLKPYQIAEFVEITSSKNNFSDMQNYTDSVLVEFRRNIES from the coding sequence ATGAAAAAGAGAAATAAAGGTTCTAATCGAGCAAAAAGAAGAGCCTATGCAGAAGCAATGGCAAATTCAAGGATATTGCGGAATTTACCACCCCACAGGAAATCAAAAAAAGAGAATATGAAAAAAAGGACACCTACATACAAACAAATGGCATTTGAAACAGCGGTCAGAAATCCCGAACGTTATAAGGGGATTCTTACTGCAATTGAACCTTTTATAGGCGAAGAACTGAATGACAATATTTTGCTCAAAGTTGTATCTTCTCTATATTTGAATGGGATTGTATCAAGTACTGATGTTGAAATCAATGAAGATTCTACTATTGAAAGTATTTCTGGAGAAGTTATTATAGTTAATAGTACAAGACGAGCAGACGGAGGTTTTCCCTCTGGTTATCAATCTCGATTTTGGACATATATGAGAACTCTATCAGAGTTGGGATTTGTTTATGCTCAATATAATAAGCCATTACTTTTTTCAGAAATAGCAACGATGTTAATTAGTGATAAACTTGATGAACAGGAAGCGTTTTCAATTCAAGCAATGAAGTATAATCGTAGGTCTCCATATAGAAATGTATCAAACGACTTCAACTTTTTTCGATTTATATTAGAGATGTTGCAAGAAAAAGGACGACTTTCTTACGAGCAATTTATCATTTCTACATTTAGCAGAAAAGGAAATATTCCAGAATTTATGAAAACAATAAAAGAGCATACACTAGCTAGCTCTGAAGATGTTTTGGAGTATGTAAGAGAAGAATATAATACTAACCTGAAATCTCAAACTATACTTCGAGACTATCCAGATGTCGTCTTAAGGTTATTAATTATATCTGGGTTTATTTCCGTACAGTTTAGAGGTAATGTGATGATTTTTAGAAATGTTGCGAATGACGGTTACATAAATGAACTATTAAAAATATCTGTTTCTATTACCGAAGAAGAGAAAGCGGATGCTTATTTATATTTTCAAAAGCTAGAAAGTTACAATAAGGTATTTTTAAATGTTATTTCTGCGTATCGCGATTCTTTGATTCAGAAAGACGGTTTTGAGTATGCAAAAAAGGCATCTGAAATAATTGAGATGTATAACTTGGATGAAAATAAGTTATTTGAGAGTATTAGACATATTGGCAGTTCGCATAATGTAATACCGTCTTTTAAGTATATTGCAGAACCTTTGAAGTTGGAGTTTTATTTAAGTCTTATCCTTGCTCTTAAATATGGAGATGAATATGCTATAAGACCTAATTATAAGGCTGATTATATAGGTTTGCCCATTTCTCATGCGCCCGGTAACAAAGGGGATATTGAAGTCTATTCTAATAATCTATATTGGTTGATAGAAGTAACTCTTATTCGCAACAAGACACAGCAACTTAATAACGAAACAACTTCGGTTATTCGTCATTTTAAGGAAGATAATAATCTAAATAAATACAATACAAAATACTTATCCTTTGTAGCTCCATATGTTCATGAAGATACTTCAGAATTTTATAAGTATTGCATCGTAATGCATAAAACAAAAGAACAGAAGTTTTATCTTAAACCATATCAAATTGCTGAATTTGTAGAAATTACTTCATCTAAAAATAATTTTTCTGATATGCAGAATTATACGGATTCAGTACTGGTAGAATTTAGAAGAAATATAGAAAGTTAG